TcaggaaatttggtatggagatagtttaagatcctggaaaggttataggctactttctatccaaaGAAAATATAGCAGGTCTTTTATCTTGGAAGACTTTAACATGCAGGCGTAACCACAaggaaaagctagtatttaataaaggaTATTAGTTCCTAGTAAACCACTTCAATTTCTGGGTTcttgtaacataaataatttataaacccattattatttttgattttggaTATGGCAATTTTTCAAAAACCTCAAATCtattcaaaagtaattttattaataagctaTACTTATAATAGATTTATACCAAGCTTAGCTTCAACAGTAAcagtaaaaaaattgaaaacattattACAGCTCACAATATTTCAACTGGATAAAGTCTCtttgtacaatttaaatttCCCTACAAATTTTTTCACCTCCTCTTTAGGATAGGGTTTAATTGCTAAACATGTTGGAATATTCTCCGGTTGCTCAATCCACAGTTTGTGAGCTATTGACTTCTCTGTTAATTTATCAGCTACTTTCTTAAGTGATTCTTCATTTGGTacctaaaaaaattatcacatgAATCCATGTCATTCAATCATAATCACAAGTGCTGAATAAAGTTTgctatattgtgtttatattttgaaatttaataggCTAATAATTACTTGCAGAAATACTAAAATATGAAGGTACTGGCGTATTTTAACGTATttgcaaatacataaatagaacTTATACTTTATATGCAATACCTATACTGCATAAAGAACCAGTCAATCATCtcaatcaattaattaataatccCAGTACAGTACAAATGTTCAACAACACCTAGCACTGGGGTCTAGTCAGACAAGAAATCACAAATTGAAGAGTATTACACTTATTTACCTCCAAAACAACTTTGTGCATATTGTCTAAATCATTTAGATATTGTATAGTATATTCATCGTCCTTATTTAAATGCAACACTGCAGATGATGCATGACATGCTTGAGCTACCAGGGCCCCTATAGACCATCCCATTTCTTTTAGAAGGTCACTTCgcaataaaacatattgtacCAGGGTATTAGACATTTTTCTTGATTTCTTTCTACTTTTCCCTACGTTGTGTTTGTACTATTATGTACTATATGATTGtaccgatttttatttaaagtgtaaataaagttttatttctcaTTAGTATCAGTCAGACACGTTGAAA
This genomic stretch from Manduca sexta isolate Smith_Timp_Sample1 chromosome 21, JHU_Msex_v1.0, whole genome shotgun sequence harbors:
- the LOC115444291 gene encoding putative peptidyl-tRNA hydrolase PTRHD1, translating into MSNTLVQYVLLRSDLLKEMGWSIGALVAQACHASSAVLHLNKDDEYTIQYLNDLDNMHKVVLEVPNEESLKKVADKLTEKSIAHKLWIEQPENIPTCLAIKPYPKEEVKKFVGKFKLYKETLSS